Proteins from a single region of Sphingopyxis sp. BSN-002:
- a CDS encoding LuxR C-terminal-related transcriptional regulator, with protein MTLREVEVVCGLVRGLTNKQIGLELGISHRTVEIHRSRLMRKLGASTLAGLLGIILPQRAMIEARLAEAGEPAS; from the coding sequence TTGACTCTGCGCGAGGTCGAGGTCGTCTGCGGACTGGTTCGCGGCCTCACAAACAAGCAGATCGGCCTTGAGCTCGGGATCAGCCACCGCACCGTCGAAATCCATCGGTCGCGTCTCATGCGCAAGCTCGGCGCGTCGACGCTCGCAGGCCTTCTCGGGATCATTCTGCCGCAGCGTGCGATGATCGAAGCCCGTCTCGCCGAGGCGGGCGAGCCCGCAAGCTAA